From one Magnetofaba australis IT-1 genomic stretch:
- the eno gene encoding phosphopyruvate hydratase, with the protein MSSIIEVHGREIIDSRGNPTVEVDVYTEDGGFGRAAVPSGASTGSREAVELRDGDAARFLGKGVLKAVESVNGDLAEAVLGLDVADQKIIDAALIAADATENKGNLGANAILGVSMAAAKAAANECDLPLYRYLGGANASLLPVPMMNIINGGAHADNNVDIQEFMIMPVSAPTLREALRMGAEVFHNLRKVLHDKGLNTAVGDEGGFAPNLGSNEEALSVIMQAVERAGYRPNDDILLALDCASSEFYNKNNRTYDLSGEGRSMGVDEIVRFYEDLCGKYPIVSIEDGCDESDWDGWQALTDALGGRIQLVGDDLFVTNTKILAQGIDKGIGNSILVKVNQIGTLTETFEAVEMAQRARYTAVISHRSGETEDATIADIAVATNAGQIKTGSMSRSDRIAKYNQLLRIEEELGEAARFDGRGAFYNLNLG; encoded by the coding sequence ATGAGCAGCATTATTGAAGTCCATGGCCGTGAGATCATCGATTCCCGCGGCAACCCCACCGTGGAAGTGGATGTCTACACCGAAGATGGCGGATTTGGCCGCGCTGCGGTGCCTTCCGGGGCCTCAACCGGCTCCCGCGAAGCGGTTGAACTGCGCGATGGCGACGCCGCCCGCTTCCTGGGCAAGGGCGTGCTCAAAGCCGTCGAGTCGGTCAACGGCGATCTGGCCGAAGCGGTGCTGGGGCTGGATGTGGCCGATCAGAAGATCATTGACGCCGCGTTGATCGCCGCCGACGCCACCGAGAACAAGGGCAACCTGGGCGCCAACGCCATTCTGGGCGTCTCCATGGCCGCCGCCAAGGCCGCCGCCAATGAGTGCGATCTGCCGCTCTATCGCTATCTGGGCGGGGCCAACGCCTCCCTGCTGCCGGTGCCCATGATGAACATCATCAACGGCGGCGCCCACGCCGACAACAATGTCGACATCCAGGAATTCATGATCATGCCCGTCTCCGCGCCGACTCTGCGCGAGGCGCTGCGCATGGGCGCCGAGGTGTTCCACAACCTACGCAAGGTGCTGCATGACAAAGGGCTGAACACGGCGGTGGGCGATGAGGGCGGATTTGCCCCCAACCTCGGCTCCAATGAAGAGGCGCTGTCGGTGATCATGCAAGCCGTCGAGCGCGCCGGTTATCGTCCCAACGACGACATCCTGCTGGCGCTGGATTGCGCCTCCTCGGAGTTCTACAACAAGAACAACCGCACCTATGATCTCTCCGGCGAAGGCCGCTCCATGGGGGTGGACGAGATCGTGCGCTTCTATGAAGATCTGTGCGGCAAGTACCCCATTGTCTCCATCGAAGATGGCTGTGACGAGTCCGACTGGGACGGCTGGCAGGCGCTCACCGACGCCCTGGGCGGCCGCATCCAGCTGGTGGGCGACGACCTGTTCGTCACCAACACCAAGATCCTGGCGCAAGGCATCGACAAAGGCATCGGTAACTCGATCCTGGTGAAGGTGAACCAGATCGGCACCCTGACCGAAACCTTTGAAGCGGTCGAAATGGCTCAGCGCGCCCGCTACACGGCGGTTATCTCCCACCGCTCCGGCGAAACCGAAGACGCCACCATCGCCGATATCGCCGTGGCCACCAACGCCGGTCAGATCAAAACCGGCTCCATGAGCCGCTCCGATCGCATCGCCAAATACAACCAGCTGCTGCGCATCGAAGAGGAGCTGGGCGAGGCCGCCCGTTTTGACGGCCGTGGCGCCTTCTACAATCTGAATTTGGGATGA
- the gcvPB gene encoding aminomethyl-transferring glycine dehydrogenase subunit GcvPB, with protein sequence MSVIFEQSQAGRLASLHQNAPAESGEATLPESLLRQSPSGLPEVSELQAVRHYTRLSQKNYGIDTHFYPLGSCTMKYNPRGAHRMAMLPGFLDAHPLADDSLNQGVLACLYELQGMIGDLTGMAGVSLAPMAGAQGEFAGVAMMRAYHTARRDDARVEILTPDAAHGTNPATASMCGYVVREIPTTDQGDVDVEALKQMVGPQTAGLMLTNPSTLGVFERSISEISAIVHAAGGLLYYDGANLNAIAGRVRPGDMGFDCVHVNVHKTFATPHGGGGPGAGPVGVSERLLPHLPMPVVVREGDEYRLQHCDERPGSIGRMSTFHGNIGVLLRAYAYLRLVGREGIARVADYATLNANYLMARLRDAGFQLAFPERRATHEFIISLKPLTDATGVRALDVAKRLLDYGFYAPTIYFPMLVPECMLIEPTESESREELDRFVDALTAILQEARENPELVKTAPHKTPVSRLDETRAARKPDLAFSRG encoded by the coding sequence ATGAGCGTGATCTTTGAACAGAGTCAGGCGGGGCGTTTGGCCTCCCTGCATCAGAACGCACCCGCTGAGAGTGGAGAGGCGACCCTGCCCGAGAGTCTGCTGCGGCAGTCGCCCAGCGGTCTGCCGGAGGTCTCCGAGTTGCAGGCGGTGCGCCACTATACCCGCCTGTCGCAGAAGAACTACGGCATCGACACCCACTTCTATCCGCTGGGCTCCTGCACCATGAAGTACAACCCGCGCGGCGCCCATCGCATGGCGATGCTGCCGGGGTTCCTCGACGCCCATCCGCTGGCCGATGACAGCCTCAATCAGGGCGTGCTGGCCTGCCTGTATGAGCTGCAGGGGATGATTGGCGATCTGACCGGCATGGCCGGGGTGAGTCTGGCCCCCATGGCCGGGGCCCAGGGCGAGTTCGCCGGGGTGGCGATGATGCGCGCCTACCACACCGCCCGTCGCGACGACGCCCGGGTGGAGATTCTCACCCCCGACGCCGCCCATGGCACCAATCCGGCCACCGCCAGCATGTGCGGCTACGTGGTGCGGGAGATCCCCACCACCGATCAGGGCGACGTGGATGTGGAAGCGCTCAAACAGATGGTGGGGCCACAGACCGCCGGGCTGATGCTCACCAACCCCTCCACTCTGGGGGTGTTCGAGCGCAGCATCAGCGAGATCTCCGCCATCGTGCATGCAGCGGGCGGCTTGCTCTATTACGACGGCGCCAACCTCAACGCCATTGCCGGGCGCGTGCGGCCCGGCGACATGGGCTTCGACTGCGTGCATGTGAATGTGCACAAAACCTTCGCCACCCCCCATGGCGGCGGCGGACCCGGCGCCGGTCCGGTGGGGGTCTCCGAACGTCTGCTGCCGCATCTGCCCATGCCGGTGGTGGTGCGCGAGGGCGATGAGTATCGTCTGCAGCACTGTGACGAGCGCCCCGGCTCCATTGGCCGCATGTCCACCTTTCACGGCAATATTGGCGTGCTGCTGCGCGCCTACGCCTATCTGCGACTGGTGGGGCGCGAAGGCATCGCGCGGGTGGCCGACTACGCCACCCTCAACGCCAACTACCTGATGGCGCGGCTGCGCGATGCGGGATTCCAACTGGCCTTCCCCGAGCGGCGCGCCACCCACGAGTTCATCATCAGCCTGAAACCCCTCACCGATGCGACCGGCGTGCGCGCGCTGGACGTGGCCAAGCGGCTGCTGGATTACGGTTTCTACGCCCCCACCATCTACTTCCCCATGCTGGTGCCCGAGTGCATGCTCATCGAGCCCACCGAAAGCGAAAGTCGGGAGGAGTTGGATCGTTTCGTCGACGCTCTGACCGCCATTCTGCAAGAGGCGCGGGAGAATCCTGAACTGGTGAAAACCGCGCCGCATAAGACGCCGGTGTCGCGTCTGGATGAAACCCGCGCGGCGCGTAAGCCCGACCTGGCGTTTTCGCGGGGTTGA
- a CDS encoding S49 family peptidase, with protein sequence MSDNETDQRLQRLLTALEDNRMQERVAMQRIVGDSLREQKRARWGKNLFRLFIALYLLVFLALSIKDDLLADAESLSDADKHTAVVRIDGAILPDGQNSAEKVIEGLRAAFKDKQTSAVVVQINSPGGSAVQSGMVHDEIRRLRAKYEKIPVYAALEDMCASGGYYIASAADQIYADKATLVGSVGVVMPGMGFTEALQKLGLEDRTLTSGTHKAFLSPMQPVDETERAHAKKLLSVIHGQFIEVIKRARGERLKADDDTLFNGLFWTGEQALELGLIDGLASLEAIARDKVKAEDIVDYSSEEPLFDRFARRMGASASSALWNGMGLQLR encoded by the coding sequence ATGAGTGACAATGAGACCGATCAGCGCCTGCAACGGCTGTTGACTGCGCTGGAAGATAACCGCATGCAGGAGCGTGTGGCGATGCAGCGCATCGTCGGCGACTCCCTGCGTGAACAGAAACGCGCCCGTTGGGGCAAGAATCTGTTCCGCCTGTTCATCGCCCTCTATCTGTTGGTTTTTTTGGCTTTGAGCATCAAGGACGATCTGCTGGCCGACGCTGAATCGTTGTCGGATGCCGATAAACACACCGCCGTGGTGCGCATCGATGGGGCGATTCTGCCCGATGGCCAGAACAGCGCCGAAAAGGTGATCGAGGGGCTGCGCGCCGCCTTCAAGGATAAGCAGACCAGCGCGGTGGTGGTGCAGATCAACAGCCCCGGCGGCAGCGCGGTGCAATCGGGCATGGTGCACGATGAGATCCGCCGTCTGCGCGCCAAATATGAGAAAATACCCGTCTACGCCGCGCTGGAGGATATGTGCGCCTCCGGCGGCTACTACATCGCCTCCGCCGCCGACCAGATCTACGCCGACAAAGCCACGCTGGTGGGGTCGGTGGGTGTGGTGATGCCCGGCATGGGATTCACCGAGGCGCTGCAGAAGCTGGGGTTGGAGGACCGCACCCTCACCAGCGGCACGCATAAGGCGTTCCTGAGCCCCATGCAGCCGGTGGATGAGACCGAGCGCGCCCACGCCAAGAAGCTTCTCAGCGTGATCCACGGCCAGTTCATTGAGGTGATCAAACGCGCTCGGGGCGAACGGCTCAAGGCCGATGACGACACCCTCTTCAACGGTCTGTTCTGGACCGGCGAACAGGCGCTGGAGTTGGGTTTGATCGACGGTTTGGCGTCGCTGGAGGCCATTGCCCGCGACAAAGTCAAAGCCGAAGATATCGTCGATTACTCATCCGAAGAGCCGCTGTTTGATCGCTTTGCCCGCCGCATGGGCGCCAGCGCGTCATCAGCATTATGGAATGGAATGGGATTGCAGTTGCGTTGA
- a CDS encoding MerR family transcriptional regulator, with product MDAKASACGTHVDQNEMVKIGVVAKRLDISIRTIHMYEREGLFIAYKNSAGTRYFTERDVEWLIEVRKMIKAGISIAGIRRLMSLIPCWESKACTFEGKHNCPVIHDNKTPCWANKNNMCTQNTQECRECEVYGMRFCVSMLKNFVDIRFKNPDQLSMQPRMRPDSHAGAAAGA from the coding sequence ATGGACGCAAAAGCAAGCGCGTGTGGAACGCACGTTGACCAAAACGAAATGGTCAAAATCGGCGTGGTGGCCAAGCGGCTGGATATTAGTATCCGCACCATCCACATGTATGAGCGCGAAGGGCTGTTCATCGCCTACAAGAATTCGGCGGGCACCCGCTACTTCACCGAACGCGACGTGGAGTGGCTCATCGAAGTGCGCAAGATGATCAAGGCGGGCATCAGCATCGCCGGCATCCGTCGCCTGATGTCGCTGATCCCTTGTTGGGAGAGCAAAGCGTGCACCTTCGAGGGCAAACACAACTGCCCGGTGATCCATGACAACAAGACCCCCTGTTGGGCCAACAAGAACAACATGTGCACTCAGAACACCCAGGAGTGCCGCGAGTGCGAAGTCTATGGCATGCGCTTCTGCGTGAGCATGCTCAAGAACTTTGTCGATATTCGCTTTAAGAACCCCGACCAGCTCTCCATGCAGCCGCGCATGCGACCCGACTCCCATGCGGGCGCCGCTGCGGGCGCCTGA